AACGCATAAAACAAATTCACGTACAAGGGCAAGCAATCAGCATAAACAACCAGCCTCTTACATGGCATGATCACCAGTTACAGCTTAAAGTAAAACAAGCCGCACAATACAGGTATACTGGTATAGGTTCATCACGCGCGAGTTTAGAAAGTAATTTTGCGCTGAAAAAACTAGTAGGCAGTAAGAATTTTTGCAGCGGCCTACCTCAAGTTACACACCAATTACTCGTGCAGCATATGGCTATTTGCCAACAATACCCTCAAGCCTCTATTGAAGAAATTGAACAGGCTGATGCAGTCTTAATTCTATCGGAAGACATTCTTAATACCGCGCCACGTATTTACCTAGCCGTAAGACAAGCACTCAACACAAAAGCTGAAGAAGCGGCACAAGCACTTAATTTACCAACATGGCAGGATGCCGCCGTCAAACAAATTAAACACTACAACCAAACGCCATTATTTATTACTGGCAGTGGCGAGCAACCGCTTGTTGAAGCTTCTACAGAAGCTGCATATATAGTAACGACTACAGAGCAAAGCGAGCAAATAGCCAACGCCATTGCTCAACGCATAAATCCAGAAGTTGGTGAAGCTAACGGTGATAATCAGCCGCAAGCATCCAGCCATCAATCTTTTATCAAACGTGCAATTAACGCACTTAAAGAAGCATCGCGACCATTAATCATTACTGGCTGGAGTTCACAAAGCGCCGAGCTATTAAAAGCTACAAGCCATATTCTTGAGCAGTTGGGTGATAAAGCACTGAGCTGTATTATTCCTGAACAAGCCAATAGTTTAGGGGTCGGACTTTTAATTGATGAGCACACATTGTGTTTAGAACAAATAACAAATACTCCTATTAGCTCTGATAATAAAGTAGAGCCAACAGGACTTATTGTTCTAGAAAACGATTTAAATGAATTACCTTTAGCGTCTCAATTACTGGAAAAATCTCCCACAACCATTTTGATCGATCACAACAATGCTCATTTACTTCCCCATAGCCATTTAGCATTACCTGCAACCACATTTGCTGAATCGCAAGGCCACCTAGTTAATTACCAAGGAGCCGTACAGCCATTTTATCCTGTTTGTCAGCCGCAAAACCAAGTTAATGAAAGCTGGAAGTGGCTTGTAAATATTGCAAATAGCTGGCAAACCTCCAACCTTCAAAACGTCTCAAATGTGACTGAATTACAACAACTTATTGAAGAAGAATTTCCACGTTTAGCGGGTATTTCAAATGCCTCTCACCCACATCGCACAGCAAGACAAACTGCACGGGCCAGCGGCCGAACCGCCATGTTAGCAAATACAACTGTTCAAGAGCCTAAGCCTGTTCAAGATAAAACTTCACCTTTTACTTTTTCCATGGAAGGTTTAACGCCCGAGCAGCTTATTAAGTTACAAGCCTCAGACATTAAAATGCCTTATACGTGGGCTGCAGGCTGGAACTCTAATCAGTCTGTACATAAGTTTGTGAACGATATAGATGCCGAACACATTAATATTTTTTCACCTTCAAACAATAAGCCATGGCAAGAAAACAGCCTAGTTAAAGCGCTATCGTCACAAGCTGAGCGACCATCTGTTGAACCCAGCACGCCTACCTCAGAGCAAGTACGATTAATACCCACATCACGTGCAATAGGCAGTAACACGTTAAGTATGTACACGCCAGAATTAGCTAGCCTCGCGCTTCCAAGAACGCTTTGGCTACCAAAGGCTCAGTGCGAACAATACATTTCAGACGCTGCCCCACACTATATTACGATCTCTCAAGATGAAGTCACCTTTACTTGTCGGCTAGCATTCTGTGAACATATACCTACGCATCACGCATTGCTGTTTCTACCTCACTATCTTACTGTTTACTCCCATCTGCCGAGTAACCTTTCCAGACTCATAAACTGGCAGTACCCTGCGGCTTTAACAATGGCAACGTCTGACCAAGTCAGCGAATTTGAAAAAGAGTTGCAGACTATCAACCAAAGCATTGCCGATGATAAAACCGTTATGCTTGCTCAATTACAGCAACAAGATGAACACATTCCGATTCACTTTTTTGGTGAGATACAACCCGACTTAAGAAGTGAAAATGCAGCACTCAAAGCAAAAATGCTCAATGCGGTTGCTCCTCATCAAGCTGGAGATAATAAAAATGTGGGAGATAATCAATGATCGACTTATCTCTGTTACTGTTTATTGGTGTTTTGCTCGCCATACTTATTCCCACTGCCGCCATGTTAGTGTGGGTGGAAAGACGCATGTTAGGTATTTGGCAAGACCGACTTGGACCAAACCGTGTGGGGCCATTTGGCATTTTACAATCGGTTGCCGACTTAATAAAAATTCTTACCAAGCACGATTGGATCCCTTCATTTGCTGACAAACCCGTTTTTGTTATAGCACCTCTCGTCATTGCCGTTACTGTGTTAATGAGCTTTGCAGTGATTCCTTTTTCTCCTTCGCTTGTTATTTCTGATCTTAATGTAGGGTTACTCTTTTTTATCGCCATGACCTCACTTTCAGTGTACGCCGTTATTTTGGCTGGCTGGGCATCAAATAATAAGTACGCCATGTTAGGCGCAATGCGTGCAGCCGCTCAAACAATTAGCTATGAAGTATTTTTAGGCATTTCGTTAATGGGTGTGGTGTTACTGGCTGGTAGTTTTAATTTAAGCGATATCGTTGAAGCGCAACGCGACGGCTGGTTCGTATTCTCACAATTTTTTGGCTTTATTATTTTTTTAATTGCAGGCATCGCTGAAAGCCACCGCCTGCCGTTCGACTTACCCGAGGCGGAAACAGAATTGACCGCAGGGTTTCATACCGAATATTCAGGTATTAAGTTTGCCCTGTTCTTTTTAGGTGAATACCTCTCATTACTATTGTTATCTGTTATCACGGTGGTGCTGTTTTTGGGCGGCTGGTCTGGCCCGTTTTTACCGCCACTGGTGTGGTTTATTCTAAAAACAGTGTTTCTTATTTTATTTATTATTTTAATCCGTGCAGCGCTGCCTAGACCTCGATTTGATCAGCTAATGGCGTTTGGCTGGAAAGTGTTACTCCCTATCGCCTTACTTAACTTAATGATCACAGCGCTGATCGCCATGGAGTATTAGGAGAAAAGATGAGACACCTTAAGTTTGTTTTCAACATATTTTTTTCTCAGTTCCGCACGTTGTGGCTAGTGCTAAAGCATACGTTTGTAAACGCTGACACCGTAGAATACCCCGAAAAAAAGCCTTATTTAGCGCCACGTTACAGAGGGCGAATTGTGTTAACCCGCGATCCCGATGGCGAAGAACGCTGCGTAGCCTGTAATCTATGTGCAGCCGCTTGTCCTGTTGACTGTATCGCACTGCAAAAAACCGAAGATGAAAATGGCCGATGGCGCGCAGAGTTTTTTAGAATTAATTTCTCGCGCTGTATTTTGTGCGGCATGTGCGAAGAAGCATGTCCTACCTATGCCATTCAGCTAACCCCCGATGTTGAAATAAGCGAATATGACCGTTCAAATTTAGTGTATGAAAAAGAACACTTACTAATAGACGGACCAGGAAAATATCACGATTACAATTTTTATCATAAATCTGGGATCACCATCGCCAATAAAGCCAAAGGCCAAGCAGACCAAGAAAAGCAACCCGTCGATATTAAGGATTTAATGCCATGATCCAAATATTGTTTTACTTAACTGCAACCATTGCCATTTTCTCGAGTGTAATGGTTATAACCCGCGCCAACGCCATTCATGCCATGTTGTATTTAATTACGATGCTATTAGCACTCGCATTTGCGTTTTATTTATTGGGCGCGCCTTTTGCTGCTGCATTAGAAGTCATTGTTTATGCGGGGGCGATTATGGTGCTATTTGTGTTTGCCGTGATGATGTTTAACTTCACAAAAGAAGATATTGAGCATGAGCAACAATCAATTCATGCCGCCAGCTGGTTTGGGCCAGCCATTTTAGCCAGCATCATTTTGTTTGAGCTGGTATATGTGATCAGTTCTTCTCAAACCAATATTGCACTTACCCGACATTTAATCGATGCCAAAATGGTTGGTATAGCGTTATTTGGCCCTTACGTCTTGGCGGTAGAAATTGCCTCGTTTGTATTATTAGCGGGCTTGGTTGGCGCATACCACTTAGCTAAACCGGTACAAGTAAATACGGTGACTAATATGGAAGAGAATGCCATCAAAAAAGAGCAATCTTCCCAACCGCCGACCGCGATACACGCTGATAACAATCAGCAAAAATCAGCCACTAAAAAATTTGCGAACAATTAGGAGCTAAGCATGATGCCAATTCCAATCGAGCAAGGCTTATTACTTTCAGTCGTACTATTTTCAGTGGGGCTAATCGGTATTATCGCTAGGCGCAATGTACTGTTTATGCTTATGGCATTAGAAATAATGCTTAATGGTGCGGCACTGGCTTTTATCGTGGCTGGCAGCTATTGGCAAAGTGTCGACGGACAAGTGATGTTTATTATGATTATCACATTAGCCGCAGCAGAAGTTGGGATTGCGCTTGCCCTCCTCATTCAACTACACAAACGCTCCACGCGTTTAGATATAGATGAATTGGCACAAATGAAAGGATAAAGGTACAAGGTTATGCTCACAAATGGGATTGATAACACCGTGCTAGAAAACACTTGGTTAAATTGGATTTACCTTGTACCACTCATGCCTCTATTGGGAGCACTGATACTGACTTTAATGGGTCGATATTTGACAAAACCTATTATTTCCTTAGTAGGTGTTGGCTCGGTTGGAACTGCTGCGTTAATAACCTTGCTGATTGGATTAGAATTTACCGCGTCTTTTTCATCCAACTTTACTCTAAATTTAGGTGGTTGGATCCCGTTAGAAAATACCTCCATTGATTTTGCTCTTTACCTTGATGCGTTCTCAATGTTGATGACGTCTATCGTCACGGGCGTGGGCTTTGTTATTCACTGGTACGCCGCTGCTTATATGTATAACGATAAAAGCTTGTCGCGCTTTTTTGTTTATATGAACCTGTTTGTATTCGCGATGCTTATTTTAGTGCTGAGCAATAATTTAGTGCTGCTTTATTTAGGGTGGGAAGGCGTTGGTATTTGTAGCTTCTTATTAATCGGCTTTTGGTATCAGAAACCAGCTAACGCCAAAGCTGCAACCAAAGCATTTGTGGTTACTCGTATAGGCGATACTGCGCTACTAATCGGTTTATTGTTGTTATTTAAAGAAGTACAAACACTCAATATTAACGACATTATTCAACTTGCTGATCAACGCTGGCAAACAGGCGATACCACGCTTGGTTGGATTTGCGCGTTAATACTGTTTGGCGCAGCGGGTAAATCGGCACAACTGCCACTACAAACATGGCTGCCTGATGCCATGGCAGGCCCAACGCCAGTTAGCGCATTAATCCATGCGGCCACAATGGTAACGGCGGGTGTATATTTGATCGCTCGTATGCATCCACTTTATGAACTGTCTCCTTTTGCCATGATGCTAGTGAGTTGGGTAGGTGTATTAACCTTACTTATTGCAGGGCTAGCCGCAATTGCGCAGTCTGATATTAAGCGTATTCTAGCCTATTCAACAGTGAGTCAAATTGGTTATATGTTTGTCGGGCTAGGTGCTGGTGGTTGGGCAAGCTCAGCGTTTCATTTAATGACACATGCGTTTTTTAAGGCGCTACTATTCTTAGTTGCAGGCAGCATTATTTTGGCGCTGCATCACGAACAAAACATTCATAAAATGGGCGGGCTTGTAAAGCGCCTGCCACTTACTAGCACCTTATTATTTGTTGGACTGATTGCATTAACTGCAGTTCCCGGTACGTCTGGATTTTTTAGTAAAGAAGCCATCTTAG
This is a stretch of genomic DNA from Flocculibacter collagenilyticus. It encodes these proteins:
- the nuoG gene encoding NADH-quinone oxidoreductase subunit NuoG, which codes for MITITIDDKQYNIEEGQNLLQAVLSLKMDLPYFCWHPKLGSVGACRQCAMTQYHDKVNDEGEQVKDTKGRLIVACMTPVENNMRVSLSAKPESEFREQVIASLMTNHPHDCPVCSEGGECHLQDMTVMTGHTQRNYQGFKRTFNNQYLGPLIKHEMNRCITCYRCVRFYQDYAGGSDLAAFGSKNHVYFGRVDTQKVIIDNDGIMANPLQEGALTNIFAGNLAEVCPTGVFTDKPFTEHYSRKWDLQSAPSVCTLCSVGCNTSIAERYGALRRITNRYNPSINHYFICDKGRFGFGFVNHPKRIKQIHVQGQAISINNQPLTWHDHQLQLKVKQAAQYRYTGIGSSRASLESNFALKKLVGSKNFCSGLPQVTHQLLVQHMAICQQYPQASIEEIEQADAVLILSEDILNTAPRIYLAVRQALNTKAEEAAQALNLPTWQDAAVKQIKHYNQTPLFITGSGEQPLVEASTEAAYIVTTTEQSEQIANAIAQRINPEVGEANGDNQPQASSHQSFIKRAINALKEASRPLIITGWSSQSAELLKATSHILEQLGDKALSCIIPEQANSLGVGLLIDEHTLCLEQITNTPISSDNKVEPTGLIVLENDLNELPLASQLLEKSPTTILIDHNNAHLLPHSHLALPATTFAESQGHLVNYQGAVQPFYPVCQPQNQVNESWKWLVNIANSWQTSNLQNVSNVTELQQLIEEEFPRLAGISNASHPHRTARQTARASGRTAMLANTTVQEPKPVQDKTSPFTFSMEGLTPEQLIKLQASDIKMPYTWAAGWNSNQSVHKFVNDIDAEHINIFSPSNNKPWQENSLVKALSSQAERPSVEPSTPTSEQVRLIPTSRAIGSNTLSMYTPELASLALPRTLWLPKAQCEQYISDAAPHYITISQDEVTFTCRLAFCEHIPTHHALLFLPHYLTVYSHLPSNLSRLINWQYPAALTMATSDQVSEFEKELQTINQSIADDKTVMLAQLQQQDEHIPIHFFGEIQPDLRSENAALKAKMLNAVAPHQAGDNKNVGDNQ
- the nuoL gene encoding NADH-quinone oxidoreductase subunit L, encoding MLTNGIDNTVLENTWLNWIYLVPLMPLLGALILTLMGRYLTKPIISLVGVGSVGTAALITLLIGLEFTASFSSNFTLNLGGWIPLENTSIDFALYLDAFSMLMTSIVTGVGFVIHWYAAAYMYNDKSLSRFFVYMNLFVFAMLILVLSNNLVLLYLGWEGVGICSFLLIGFWYQKPANAKAATKAFVVTRIGDTALLIGLLLLFKEVQTLNINDIIQLADQRWQTGDTTLGWICALILFGAAGKSAQLPLQTWLPDAMAGPTPVSALIHAATMVTAGVYLIARMHPLYELSPFAMMLVSWVGVLTLLIAGLAAIAQSDIKRILAYSTVSQIGYMFVGLGAGGWASSAFHLMTHAFFKALLFLVAGSIILALHHEQNIHKMGGLVKRLPLTSTLLFVGLIALTAVPGTSGFFSKEAILDVVWHAETAGPTIWWLAVIGAMLTGIYSFRLFFIVGFGQPYVDESQPKRPLTLKEKMAKKHGNEHDEASNEQEQPEDFSVLSHFQLPLFPLAALAVFGGLIPLNLASTFGLPEAATSPSWLHITAIAFSLVGIVIAYVMYFPRKKSNASGVTEHKPFVVNANVKSFFTNGLGFDWLYSYLFVKPFHFLSSKNKNDIVDQIYTFNAWFAITWHELLVLTQSGRMRWYIASMAGGFALLLGVVLWIL
- the nuoH gene encoding NADH-quinone oxidoreductase subunit NuoH, which produces MIDLSLLLFIGVLLAILIPTAAMLVWVERRMLGIWQDRLGPNRVGPFGILQSVADLIKILTKHDWIPSFADKPVFVIAPLVIAVTVLMSFAVIPFSPSLVISDLNVGLLFFIAMTSLSVYAVILAGWASNNKYAMLGAMRAAAQTISYEVFLGISLMGVVLLAGSFNLSDIVEAQRDGWFVFSQFFGFIIFLIAGIAESHRLPFDLPEAETELTAGFHTEYSGIKFALFFLGEYLSLLLLSVITVVLFLGGWSGPFLPPLVWFILKTVFLILFIILIRAALPRPRFDQLMAFGWKVLLPIALLNLMITALIAMEY
- the nuoI gene encoding NADH-quinone oxidoreductase subunit NuoI is translated as MRHLKFVFNIFFSQFRTLWLVLKHTFVNADTVEYPEKKPYLAPRYRGRIVLTRDPDGEERCVACNLCAAACPVDCIALQKTEDENGRWRAEFFRINFSRCILCGMCEEACPTYAIQLTPDVEISEYDRSNLVYEKEHLLIDGPGKYHDYNFYHKSGITIANKAKGQADQEKQPVDIKDLMP
- the nuoK gene encoding NADH-quinone oxidoreductase subunit NuoK, giving the protein MMPIPIEQGLLLSVVLFSVGLIGIIARRNVLFMLMALEIMLNGAALAFIVAGSYWQSVDGQVMFIMIITLAAAEVGIALALLIQLHKRSTRLDIDELAQMKG
- the nuoJ gene encoding NADH-quinone oxidoreductase subunit J, producing the protein MIQILFYLTATIAIFSSVMVITRANAIHAMLYLITMLLALAFAFYLLGAPFAAALEVIVYAGAIMVLFVFAVMMFNFTKEDIEHEQQSIHAASWFGPAILASIILFELVYVISSSQTNIALTRHLIDAKMVGIALFGPYVLAVEIASFVLLAGLVGAYHLAKPVQVNTVTNMEENAIKKEQSSQPPTAIHADNNQQKSATKKFANN